In Macrobrachium rosenbergii isolate ZJJX-2024 chromosome 49, ASM4041242v1, whole genome shotgun sequence, the following are encoded in one genomic region:
- the LOC136831988 gene encoding piggyBac transposable element-derived protein 4-like, with protein KFYNSIVSKFKSMYTPAQNVAIDESLLLYKGRLGWVQYLPLKRARFGIKYFKLYLLTENETDVYGTVRVSRKEMPSGLKREKLQRGGMVTYKRRKVTAIKWKDKKDVVLLSTVHNTEMVETEKG; from the exons AAGTTTTATAATAGCATTGTTAGCAAATTCAAAAGTATGTACACGCCTGCACAAAATGTAGCTATAGATGAaagtcttttactttataaaggACGTCTTGGGTGGGTACAATATTTGCCACTAAAAAGAGCCAGATTTGggataaaatatttcaagttgt ATTTactgacagaaaatgaaacagacgTATATGGCACTGTCCGTGTTAGTAGAAAGGAAATGCCCTCTGGATTGAAACGAGAAAAATTGCAGAGAGGCGGTATGGTgacttacaaaagaagaaaagtaacagcaataaaatggaaggataaGAAAGATGTTGTATTACTTTCCACAGTGCATAACACAGAAATGGTAGAAACAGAAAAAGGTTAA